CAAACTTTTAAGAGCAAAAGCAAATTTGCATTGTACTTGAATTCATTGTTCTGTGGTTTGGGAAAATCAAATCGGTTTTATCGTTTCTACTCGTAATTCGTCACATTGGACCGAAGTTGAAGATTGAGACCTCTTCACATTCCGGAAGTGGTTTTTTACTTGACAAGAACTTACCAAGCAGTTGAAATATGGGAACCACTTTGTCCGACGTGACAAAACATGAGAAGCCGAGAATAAACACGGAAAGATAGATTGGTTTCATGCTTGGGGCGTCATTTATCAGGCACCACATGTTCTTACCTCTTCAAGATGTATGAAACAAGACACTGCCTTAGGAATGTCTACTACTTGAATTTTCCCTGAGACATGTATTGCCACTGCTGCAGCAATTTCAGAAGGCTTGAATTCCAAGAAGTCAATACCTGCATTCAATCCCCACCCACCACCAATCAAAAACAAGATCTCAAAATGTAAAATTGAAAACAGATTTGTTCAGAATGATGTGACGGTGATATTCCAAAATGATTCAGGATTCGCGTAAAGAAAATCACACAGAATGATGCGACGTTGGTATTTTTAGATTGTTCATCATATTGTTAATTGTCAAGTGTTTTGGTTAGAAAAGAAGGATTCCCAACAAGACACTTGATACTATTATGACAATAATGTTGGAAAATCTATCAAGCATAGTTACAATAACAAACCGATAACACAAACCGACCTTTGATTGTGCTTAATATGAGTTGAACTGAGCTAGAAATCAGAGACCCTGATGGAGGTTGATGATCCCCATTGATCTTTGCCATGAAGTAGTCTACGAAAGAGAAAGGAGTGCAAGCTTTCATCTTCCAATTCAAAGTTCTCATCACCAGAAGCTCCATTCTTTGAATGGTTTTACCTTCAAACATAAACCTGGGCTCACCCACCTGTCCACATTCCCACGTCCCTCGGATAATCAAATTGAGAAGCAGAAAATTTCCCAAGAAAACATCAAACAGCTAGCTAACATAAACTAACTTTTTTGGTGCTTTAACTTAGTTTCAATCACCTGTAAATCTACATTCAGAGGGACCATAGTCTCCTCCATTTTGGCAGCCAGAGACAAACAGGCTACAGCTAGCAATTGCACTGTCCAAGTTTGATCTCTCTATAAgaaaaggcaaaagaaaatgggaaaaaaatgacaaacaatTAGGTAAATAGAGAATCAAGATTAATCAGATTTATACCAAATTGGAATTAAAGAGACCAGAATTTCAAAGTCCAAGTTATGAACTTACAGGTAGTTCATAAACTGATAGGAATCGATCCAAGTAATTGACAGACAGGCCAACACTCAATGGTCCAAAACTGTAATGGGCATAAGCCTGTAGAacacaaaacagaaaaacacaTTTCAGGAATGGCATCATTGGCAACACTTTCACAAGGCATTATCAATTAAAACTATTCAACTAAAAAGGCAAAACCAGGTAAATTGAAATGTAACTGGAAAAATGCAGCACAAATCCCAGATAGCTAATGTGGTGCCACTGAACCAATCAAGGTATGAGTGAGCATTATGTGTTGATTAGGTTTTAATTCGTAGAAACTGATCCaaagaaagggggaaaaagaCAACATCTTCTGAAATCAATTGAAACTGGTCGAAAAAACCAAATTTGCCAAGAGCATTATTATGTggagaaaagatttgaaacagaGAAGCAAAATGGTGTGAGATCGAAGACCCATTAGcgaaaatggtacaaaaaaatcaaagaaaaatcaacgAAATCCAAAGATGACTAAAACccagcaaaaaaagaagaggagagaaaaaaacccacaaacccATTTGAGAAAACTAATCAACAGACCTTCCAAATCCAATCAAGAGCCTCTTTTCTCAAACCACCCAAATCAAGACCTCCACTTTTCACTCTCTTAAGATAATCCTCTCTGGGCAAgtgttctctctccctctctaccaGGAAACTAAAAATCTCTTCACTCAGCAATGGCAAATCAACCAATGGCTTTGATCTGTCAT
This DNA window, taken from Rhododendron vialii isolate Sample 1 chromosome 8a, ASM3025357v1, encodes the following:
- the LOC131298251 gene encoding cyclin-D4-1-like produces the protein MGFKRTTLGFDSMAYSSFDCAASSLLCEETNGLCFDDLDSVTDTQNLGFMNDDRSKPLVDLPLLSEEIFSFLVEREREHLPREDYLKRVKSGGLDLGGLRKEALDWIWKAYAHYSFGPLSVGLSVNYLDRFLSVYELPRDQTWTVQLLAVACLSLAAKMEETMVPLNVDLQVGEPRFMFEGKTIQRMELLVMRTLNWKMKACTPFSFVDYFMAKINGDHQPPSGSLISSSVQLILSTIKGIDFLEFKPSEIAAAVAIHVSGKIQVVDIPKAVSCFIHLEEGRVLKCVDMIQHLAFVTTTTTNVGIGASVPQSPIGVLDAAACLSYKSDDLTVGSCANSSHTTPETKRRKVDDNPSQETNFKS